A portion of the Stigmatella aurantiaca DW4/3-1 genome contains these proteins:
- a CDS encoding DUF1349 domain-containing protein encodes MGSKRFERRTILGAGVGALLVPAIAEKAVAAPSAGKGAGTTMEDGIWLNEPKVWKRADGVLEVTTDKSTDFWRETHYGFTRDSGHFLGVRTGASFTAQLRVEAAYEQLYDQAGIMVRVDHRRWVKAGIEMSDGRAMLSSVLTNGKSDWATGPYEHDSRSFWMRATVAKGVLRLQVSADGKTWPLVRLAPFPEAASYQVGPMSCTPERAGLSVRFSEFRLTPPLGKDLHDLT; translated from the coding sequence ATGGGCTCGAAGAGATTCGAACGAAGGACGATCCTCGGCGCGGGTGTGGGTGCATTGCTGGTGCCGGCGATCGCCGAGAAGGCCGTGGCCGCGCCATCGGCTGGCAAGGGAGCGGGAACGACGATGGAAGACGGAATCTGGCTGAACGAGCCGAAGGTCTGGAAGCGAGCCGATGGCGTCCTCGAGGTGACGACGGACAAGTCGACCGACTTCTGGCGTGAGACCCACTATGGCTTCACGCGCGACTCCGGCCATTTCCTGGGGGTTCGCACAGGCGCCAGCTTCACGGCGCAGCTTCGCGTCGAGGCGGCCTATGAGCAGTTGTATGACCAGGCCGGCATCATGGTGCGCGTCGACCATCGGCGCTGGGTCAAGGCAGGCATCGAGATGTCCGATGGCCGGGCGATGCTCAGCAGCGTGCTGACGAATGGCAAGTCGGATTGGGCGACGGGGCCCTATGAACACGACTCCCGCTCATTCTGGATGCGCGCGACGGTGGCCAAGGGGGTGCTGCGGTTGCAAGTGTCGGCCGATGGCAAGACGTGGCCGTTGGTCCGGCTCGCACCGTTCCCGGAGGCCGCGTCCTATCAGGTGGGACCGATGTCCTGTACGCCAGAGCGGGCCGGGCTGAGCGTCCGGTTCTCGGAGTTCCGCCTCACGCCTCCGCTCGGCAAGGATCTGCACGATCTGACCTGA
- a CDS encoding CsbD family protein: protein MGEWNDKVKGKIKETAGVATGDRKLEAEGKADTFKGNVKGKIEDAKRAIKDAVDPDRRSDQPKP from the coding sequence ATGGGTGAGTGGAACGACAAGGTGAAGGGCAAGATCAAAGAGACGGCGGGCGTGGCGACCGGTGACCGGAAGCTGGAGGCCGAAGGCAAGGCCGACACCTTCAAGGGCAACGTGAAGGGGAAGATCGAGGACGCCAAGCGCGCCATCAAGGACGCGGTGGATCCGGATCGCCGTTCGGATCAACCCAAGCCGTAG
- a CDS encoding adenosine deaminase, translating to MTKLPLAVAVGVLCLASCGEDPSPPETVDRETRVDGHMESLRTNSAALEAFLREMPKGGDLHSHTSGAITTEKLIQWGAEDGACVDTSTYVASNPCANNTVPLANAMSDSAFYSQVLGAWSMEGFSGPLLDAHQHFFDAFGKYGAVQTAARGDDIFADVLSTAGHNRQIYVELMQGFGAGTGGNIAMRLFTPADPWDAATLLAKREQIIHDPAFRPAIEAQAASIAGFLSGARQLMGCGTATPDPGCDVEVRLIASANRTADRASVFGQWVYAYELAQVVPEMVGINLVSPEENPKSLAFYSDEMFALGTLDDFNDSQPGRKTVHISLHAGELIPEVLPPEAQGHLTFHIREAVEKAHAERIGHSVDIMRETAGDGAEDLLRDMHEAGVMVEICLTSNRVLLGVSGTQHPLSNYLEQQVPVTLATDDQGILRGSITEEYVAAATDQRLDYKTLKYMARVSLQHAFVEGESLWTDRTAYGKPVSDCAQDALGAAQVSAACERYLTAHKKAALQWKLEGQLAAFEDGILQ from the coding sequence ATGACCAAGCTCCCGTTGGCCGTGGCGGTGGGTGTTCTCTGTCTTGCCAGTTGCGGTGAGGATCCCTCCCCGCCGGAGACCGTGGATCGCGAAACGCGCGTCGACGGCCACATGGAGTCGCTGCGCACCAACAGCGCGGCGCTCGAAGCTTTCCTCCGGGAAATGCCCAAGGGAGGCGATCTGCACTCCCATACCTCGGGGGCCATCACCACCGAGAAGCTCATCCAGTGGGGGGCCGAGGATGGCGCGTGCGTGGATACCTCCACGTACGTGGCCAGCAATCCCTGCGCGAACAACACGGTCCCCCTCGCCAACGCGATGAGTGACAGCGCTTTTTACTCCCAGGTTCTCGGCGCCTGGTCGATGGAAGGCTTCTCCGGGCCGCTGCTCGATGCGCACCAGCACTTCTTCGACGCGTTTGGCAAATACGGCGCCGTGCAGACCGCGGCGCGGGGCGATGACATCTTCGCCGACGTCCTGTCCACCGCGGGCCACAACCGGCAAATCTACGTGGAGTTGATGCAGGGGTTCGGTGCGGGGACGGGGGGCAACATCGCGATGCGCCTCTTCACCCCGGCCGATCCGTGGGATGCGGCGACGCTGCTGGCCAAGCGCGAGCAAATCATCCATGACCCCGCCTTCCGGCCGGCAATCGAGGCCCAGGCCGCCAGCATCGCGGGGTTTTTGAGTGGCGCCCGCCAGCTCATGGGCTGTGGCACCGCCACCCCCGATCCCGGCTGTGACGTGGAGGTGCGGCTGATCGCCTCGGCCAACCGCACGGCGGACCGGGCCTCCGTGTTCGGCCAGTGGGTGTATGCCTACGAACTGGCGCAGGTGGTGCCTGAAATGGTGGGCATCAACCTGGTCTCCCCAGAGGAAAACCCGAAGTCGCTCGCCTTCTACTCTGACGAGATGTTCGCCCTGGGCACGTTGGATGACTTCAATGACAGTCAGCCTGGCCGCAAGACCGTCCACATCTCCTTGCACGCGGGAGAGCTCATCCCCGAGGTGTTGCCGCCGGAGGCGCAGGGCCATCTGACCTTCCACATCCGCGAGGCCGTGGAGAAGGCACACGCGGAGCGCATCGGCCACAGCGTGGACATCATGCGCGAGACGGCCGGGGACGGGGCGGAGGACCTCCTGCGGGACATGCACGAGGCTGGGGTGATGGTGGAGATCTGCCTCACATCGAACCGCGTCCTGCTCGGGGTCTCGGGCACCCAGCACCCGCTCTCCAATTACCTGGAGCAGCAGGTGCCCGTCACCCTGGCGACGGATGATCAGGGGATTCTGCGCGGGTCCATCACCGAGGAATACGTCGCTGCCGCCACCGACCAGCGCCTGGACTACAAGACGCTGAAGTACATGGCGCGGGTCAGCCTGCAACACGCCTTCGTCGAGGGCGAGAGCCTCTGGACGGACCGCACCGCTTACGGGAAGCCGGTGAGTGACTGCGCCCAGGACGCGCTGGGGGCGGCGCAGGTCTCGGCCGCGTGCGAACGCTACCTCACCGCCCACAAGAAGGCCGCGCTCCAGTGGAAGTTGGAGGGCCAGTTGGCTGCCTTCGAGGATGGCATCTTGCAGTGA